In Streptomyces chartreusis NRRL 3882, the following are encoded in one genomic region:
- a CDS encoding PTS transporter subunit EIIC, translated as MSTATAAPASPKKGSAVMAVLQRIGRSLMLPVAVLPAAALLVRLGNTDMLGRESFPEFITKIAGFMTAGGNAILDNMPLLFAVGIAIGFAKKSDGSTALAAVVGYLVFKNVLATFTDANLPKVATAVDGKVVMTDAPVDAKVLGGVVMGLVVALLYQRFYRTKLPDWAGFFGGRRLVPILSAFAGLVIGIVFGYIWPVLGTALHNFGEWLVGSGAVGAGIFGVANRALIPIGMHHLLNSFPWFQAGTYEGKSGDIARFLAGDPSAGQFMTGFFPIMMFALPAACLAIVHCARPERRKVVGGMMFSLALTSFVTGVTEPIEFTFMFIAPVLYAIHAVLTGVSMALTWALGMKDGFGFSAGAVDFFLNLGIATNPWGLALVGLCFAAVYYVVFRFAITKFNLPTPGRESDEELAELQKAEAK; from the coding sequence ATGTCCACAGCCACAGCCGCGCCCGCGAGCCCGAAGAAGGGGTCTGCGGTGATGGCGGTCCTGCAGCGTATCGGCCGCAGCCTCATGCTGCCCGTCGCCGTGCTGCCGGCCGCCGCCCTCCTGGTCCGCCTCGGCAACACCGACATGCTGGGGCGGGAGTCGTTCCCGGAGTTCATCACCAAGATCGCGGGCTTCATGACCGCGGGCGGCAACGCGATCCTCGACAACATGCCGCTGCTGTTCGCCGTGGGCATCGCGATCGGCTTCGCGAAGAAGTCGGACGGCTCGACCGCTCTCGCCGCCGTCGTCGGCTACCTGGTCTTCAAGAACGTGCTGGCCACGTTCACCGACGCCAACCTGCCCAAGGTGGCGACGGCGGTCGACGGCAAGGTCGTCATGACGGACGCGCCCGTCGACGCCAAGGTGCTCGGCGGTGTCGTCATGGGCCTCGTGGTGGCCCTGCTCTACCAGCGCTTCTACCGCACCAAGCTGCCCGACTGGGCGGGCTTCTTCGGCGGCCGCCGCCTGGTCCCGATCCTGTCCGCCTTCGCGGGCCTGGTCATCGGCATCGTCTTCGGCTACATCTGGCCGGTCCTCGGTACGGCCCTGCACAACTTCGGTGAGTGGCTGGTGGGCTCCGGGGCCGTCGGCGCGGGCATCTTCGGTGTCGCAAACCGTGCGTTGATCCCGATCGGCATGCACCACCTGCTGAACTCCTTCCCCTGGTTCCAGGCCGGCACCTACGAGGGCAAGAGCGGCGACATCGCCCGGTTCCTGGCGGGCGACCCGAGCGCCGGACAGTTCATGACCGGCTTCTTCCCGATCATGATGTTCGCCCTGCCGGCCGCCTGCCTGGCGATCGTGCACTGCGCCCGGCCCGAGCGCCGCAAGGTCGTCGGCGGCATGATGTTCTCCCTCGCGCTGACCTCGTTCGTCACGGGCGTCACGGAGCCGATCGAGTTCACCTTCATGTTCATCGCCCCGGTGCTGTACGCGATCCACGCCGTGCTGACCGGTGTCTCGATGGCGCTGACCTGGGCCCTGGGGATGAAGGACGGCTTCGGCTTCTCGGCCGGCGCTGTGGACTTCTTCCTGAACCTGGGCATCGCGACCAACCCATGGGGGCTGGCCCTGGTGGGCCTGTGCTTCGCGGCGGTCTACTACGTGGTCTTCCGCTTCGCGATCACCAAGTTCAACCTGCCGACGCCGGGCCGCGAGTCCGACGAGGAACTCGCCGAGCTCCAGAAGGCGGAGGCGAAGTAG